ATTTCGAGCACGATGACCTCAACACCGACTTCGAAACCCCCATCAACGCGCAGGACGATTACGAAATCTCGGAAGAAGTCGATACTGACGAGCTCGAAGAAGCGCTGCCGTAGAAGACGCTATCACCCTGCAGCGACCAGCCCGATGCGCGGCGGCGAATCTGGCTGCCGCCGGTCAGCGGCTACGGCACATGCAGACTGGCAGGCGAGCGAAACCTGCTCAGACGCTACCGGCGACTGCTGGTGGCAAAGGGTGGGGAACGCGCAACGCGGATACGTCAACGTAGGTGCGCGACTGTAGCTTGAACACGGCTGCCGCATCGTCAGGATGCAGCAATTCATCCAGATTGGTACTGCCAAAAGCCGTTATTTCGGCAAAGTCCTCCAGACGCAATGCCAACGCTTTTGGTGTCGCAGGGACAGCCTGAGTCCAGGCGCCGCGCAGGCCCGCTGCCGGCACGTAGCAATGCAGCTTGCTGACAAGGTAATGCTGCAGCAACGCGTCCGTGTTGCAGCCGAGACGATCGCTCGCTTCGGCGAATGAATACCAGGCCTGATCGGACAGCGGCGTGGTTGCTGTTTCAGCGCGGCCCAGCTCCCGCAGTTCGCTGTAGCGAAAGGCCTGTGTCGAAGTCATTTTCTCAACCCCCGATTCGGTTGCGACAGTCACTCGCTCACTGTCGCCGTTCAGGGCTCGAACATGCTTCAATATTTTTTCCAGTTTTGTCACTGTGCCAGTCCATCGGTCAGAACGGGGGTATGGCCGGCAGTGTAGACAGCCGTAGCGGCCGCTTGTGTGACCGCCTTCGCAATCCGGTATTTATCGACCATGGATTGCGACGACGGCTGATATTCGCCTGAGCCAGCTGCGGACGGTGGATGCTGACCACGGGAAGCCCGGCTTTGGCGGCAAAGCCGCGGCAGTTTTTTTTGCGCCAAGTCTAAGTTTTGCGACCGGATGCTCGCATCTGCCGAATTTCCGGGTAGTTTATGCCCAGATCGGTATACAGACCCACCCGGACACCCAGCATGTTAATGGCGCGACACTTCATTCCGGCCTGGCTACCCGCCAGCCTCGTATTGGCTCTCGGCAGCCTTCTGCCCGGGCAGGCAGCATTTTCAGCCAGCGCTGAAGAACTGTTCACCGATGGCAACCGGCTGTTCCGCGACGACCTGTACTGGGCCGCATTGCTGCGCTATCAGCAGGCCAATGATGCCGGCCTGGATACTCCCTTGTTGCACTACAATACCGGCGTTGCGCATTACCGGGCCGGCCAGTTTCCTCGCGCCGGGCGCGCCTTCGAACGTGCAGCGAGTGACCCGGCGCTGCTGCACATCGCGCGCTATAACCTTGGACTGACAGCAATGGCGGCAGGTGAACGCGCTACTGCTCTGTACTGGTTTCGGCAGGTGGAAGCGCAGCAATCCAGTCCGCAGCTGGCAGCGCTGGCAACACTCGCTATTACCAGACTGAACCGCGATGACCGCGAGCAACTGACGGCAGACGAACCGGCAGAGCTCGCGCCGTTGCCCCGATCGCAGGGTTTCAGCGTCCGCGCACTGCTGGGTTTCGGTAGCGATGACAACGCCTATCGCAGCCCGGACGAAGAATACAGGGACCGCACCCAGAACGGCGCACCGCTGACCACGCCGCTGGTGCAATCCGGGACGTTCTATCCGTATGACGTTACTGCGACATACACCGTCAACAGCTTTGACCATGAATCGTTTTTCGGCCGCTACCGCATCGCGGGTCGTTACTACCAGGACCGGGAAATGAGCAATGCCGACACGACCTCTCATGAGATCGCGTTCGGTACCGAATATCGGCGACGCAGCGAAGATCGCGAACGGCGCATTCGCAGTGCTTTCACGGTGGCGCAACACGGCCGGACCTGGTTCGACCCTGACGACGGCACCGAGCGCACCATTGATGGCGACGATATTGGTGACCGTTTGACTTACATGCGTTACGGCCCCGAGGTATGGGCACGGCAATCATTCTCCCGACTGTCATTCAATGTGCACTTCAAGGGCCAGATCTGGAACTACGAAAATTCCGACCCTGTGCCCGAGTACGATCACGAGTACCTGAAAGGCGGCCTCAGCGTGCAGTACCGGTTTACATCGACATCGTTGTTACGCCTTGAGGGTGACGTCTATCAGCGCCGCTTTGGCGATCGCCGCGCCTTCGAGCTGGACGGTAGCCAACGTATCGACAGTGAGACCTTGCGCTATGACTACCTGAACTACGGCGCGACCGCGCGGCAGCGCGTGACCCGCGCCTTCTGGTTTGGCCTCCGCTATGCGCACACGACGCGCGAAGACAAATACGTGGGCTATAACGACTATGTACGTGACAGCTACGGCGCCGATATGAGTTTGCGGATTTCCGACAAATTCCGCATCCGCGTGGAAGGCTGGTACCACAATTACAACTACACCAACGCGTTGGCCTACCACGACCCAACCGCGGGCAGGAAGACAATTGAAAGAGCCGATGGCCGGATCACCGCTCGCTGGCAGATCAACGAGCATTTCGGCATTGTCGGCAGTTTCGAGTATGACGACACAGCATCGAATGACCACCGCATCGACTACACTCGCAGCCAATTCATGCTGGGGCTGCGCTGGGAGCAGTAATCGAGGGAAATGCCGCAATTGCGGTGGGAATCGGCGCAACAGGGACTGAACGTTCTCTGCTAGACTGCCTCGTTTTCAGAGTTCCCGCTGAAAGCTCGATGGACGTAACCCCGATACTTGATTCACTGAATGACGCGCAACGCACCGCGGTTGCCGCGCCGTCCGAACCGTTGCTCGTCATTGCCGGTGCCGGAAGTGGGAAAACCCGCGTGCTCACGCACCGGGCTGCATGGCTGATAGATGTGGAAGGCATCAGCCCGCAAAGTCTGCTGGCAGTGACTTTCACCAACAAAGCCGCCGCAGAAATGCGTCATCGTATTGAGAATCTTCTGAATATGCCGGCCAGCAACCTTTGGGTCGGGACCTTTCACGGACTGGCGCACCGCTTGCTGCGGCGTCATTGGCGGGAAGCGAAACTGCCGCAGAGTTTTCAGATCATCGATTCTGACGACCAGTTGCGCCTGCTGAAGCGGCTGTTCAAGAGCCTGAACCTCGATGACAGCAGTTTCGCGCCCCGTGATGTGCAGTACTTCATCAATGCACAGAAGGACGAGGGCCTGCGGCCGCAACATATTGACGATGGTGGCGATGAAACCCGCCGCCAGCTCATTTCGTTGTATCAGAGCTATCAGGAAATTTGCGATCGTGGCGGGTTGCTCGATTTCGCCGAACTATTGTTGCGCGCGCACGAATTGTGGCGCGACAACCCCGCGGTCCTGGAGCATTACCAGGCGCGTTTCCGGCACCTGCTGGTCGACGAGTTTCAGGACACCAACGCAATCCAGTATGCCTGGCTGCGCCTGCTGGCCGGCAAGACCGGCGTGTTGTTTGCGGTCGGCGATGACGATCAGTCCATATATCGCTGGCGGGGCGCGCGTGTCGAACACATTTATCGCTTCCAGAAAGATTTTCCTACCGCGTCCATTGTGAAGCTGGAACAAAATTACCGCTCGACCTCGACCATCCTGAATGCCGCAAATGCCGTCATTGCCAATAACAGTTCGCGGATGGGCAAAAACCTCTGGACCGACGGCAAGGATGGCGAGCCGATTCGGGTGTATTCCGCCTTCAACGAACGGGACGAAGCCGAGTTCATTGTCGGGCGACTGCGTGACTGGAGCGAACAGGGTCACGCGCGCACCGACGCTGCCATACTGTATCGGTCCAACGCGCAATCGCGAGTGCTTGAAGAGGCGTTGATGAACGCGCGTATCCCCTATCGGGTTTACGGCGGCCTGCGGTTTTTCGAGCGGCAGGAAATCAAGGACGCGCTGGCCTACCTGCGGCTTGTTTCCAATCGGGACGATGACAGCGCGTTTGAACGCGTGGTCAACCGGCCTACGCGCGGTATCGGCGCACGCACAGTCGAAGCAATACGTGCTTATGGCAGGGATAATTCCTGCTCAATGTGGCGCGCCGCGGGCGCCATTAGCAGCGACGCACTGGCGGGTCGTGGCGCAAAATCCATCGTCGCCTTCATGAGTCTCGTGGAACGAATCGCCCGCGAATCGGAGCCGCTGGACCTTGCCGGAAAAGTAGATCACGTCATTCAACAAAGCGGCTTAATTGAATTCTTCCGTAAGGAAAAAGGTGAGAAAGGCGAGACCCGAATCGAAAACCTGGAAGAGCTGGTCAGCGCAGCGCGCGGCTTCAACCCGGATATCGCTGAGGAGGGCATGAGTGAGCTTGACGGCTTTCTTGCGCACGCCGCACTGGAAGCCGGCGAAGGTCAGGCCGATGCATGGGAAGACTGCGTGCAGCTCATGACCATGCATTCAGCGAAAGGACTGGAATTCCCGCTGGTCATAATGTGTGGACTGGAAGATGGCTTGTTTCCACACCAGCGCTCGCTGAATGACATGAGTGGTCTGGAAGAGGAGCGGCGGCTTTGTTATGTCGGAATTACCCGGGCTCGCCAGCTGCTGTACCTCACCCACGCTGAGCAACGCCGTTTGCACGGCATGGACAGTTATGCGCAAAAATCCCGGTTTATCGGTGAGATTCCCGCCGAACTCGTCGAAGAGATTCGGCCGAAAGTACAGGTCAGTCGGCCCGTTTCACCGAGCCCGGCTTTGCGGCACAAGAGTGACCGCACCAGCCTGCGTGCTGGCTCAGCCGCCGATATCGGCGTGCGTCTTGGACAACGTGTGCGACACGCGAAGTTCGGCGATGGTGTGATTTTGAATTGCGAAGGGCATGGCGCGCATGCGCGCGTCGAAGTCAACTTCGAGAGTGCCGGGAGCAAATGGCTGGTGCTGAGCTATGCCAACCTGGATCTGATGTAGAATCGCCCGAAGTATCGAAATAGCAAAGGCGCAAGTGCGCTTTAGGACCCTGCTCCTGATATGAAGATTTTGATTCTAGGCGCCGGCCAGGTCGGCTCTTCGGCGGCATATCATTTGTCGCGCGAGGAGGCCAACGAAGTCACCGTGGTCGATATGCGCGCCGATGTACTCCGTGACTTGCAAGACAGGCTCGATATTCGCACCGTCGTTGGCCACGCGGCCTACCCCGACGTGCTGGAGCGTGCCGGCGCGAATGACGCCGACATCATTGTCGCACTTACGGATTCTGATGAAACCAATATGGTTGCCTGTCAGATTGCCTACACGCTTTATCACACACCCACCAAGATCGCGCGCATTCGCTCAGCCGAATACATGAGCGCGAAGAAGCTGTTCACGCAGGATGCGATTCCGGTCGATGTGCGTATCAGCCCGGAACAGCTGGTCTGCGAATACGTTGCTCAGCTGATCTTGTATCCCGGTGCGCTGCAGGTACTCGACTTCGCCAACGGCCGGGTTCGACTCGTCGGCGCCCGGGCCGATGAAGGTGGCTTGCTGGTCGGCAAGAAGATTTCCACGCTGAAAGAGCACATCCCGAACACGGAAGGCCGCATTGCCGCCATCTATCGCGCCGGCCAATCCCTGCAACCGGATGGCGACACGATTGTTCAGGAAGGCGACGAAGTGTTTTTCATCGCGGCCCGGCAGGATATTCGAATCTTCATGAGTGAGATGCGGCGACTGGAAGACCCGGTACGGCGGGTTGTCATCGCCGGCGGCGGAAACATCGGTGTACGCCTGGCGCATGCGCTTGAACAAACCAATCAGGTCAAAATTATCGAGCGTGACCCGAAGCGGGCCCGCCTGATTTCAGAGCAATTGAACAAGGCGATCGTGCTGGTCGGCGATGCCGCCGATGAAGAATTGCTGCTCGAAGAAAACATCGACAACGTTGATGTGTTCTGTGCGCTCACCAATGCTGAAGAAGCCAACATCCTTTCAGCAATGCTGGCAAAGCGCCTCGGTGCTCACAAGGTCATGGCACTGATCAACAGACCGTCGTACGCGGAGCTTGTCGAGTCCGGCACGATCGACATCGCCATATCGCCGCAGCAGGTCACGATCGGTTCTTTGCTGGCTCACGTGCGGCGCGGTGACGTTGTTAAGGTACATTCTTTGCGCCGCGGCGCCGCCGAAGCCATCGAGGCAGTCGCACACGGTTCGGAAGCAGATTCGAAAGTGGTCGGCCGGAAAATCGAGGATATCGACCTGCCGCGCGGTACAACGATAGTGGCGGTGGTGCGGGGCGACGAGGTCATGATCGCGCACCACGATACGGTGATTGAGCCCGATGATCATGTGATTCTGTTTATGACCGACAGACGCAAGATCGAGAGTCTGGAGAAGTTGTTCCAGGTTGGCGTCAAGTTCGTTTGACTACTGACCGGCAGCCGACACCATGAACTGGACTACCGTTCAACGAATTCTCGGGTTGCTGCTGATGCTGTTCAGTATCACGATGTTGCCGCCCGTCGTTGTCAGCTTTATTTTTCGCGAATCGTCCTGGCTGCCGTTTATCCAGGGATTTGCATTGACGCTCGCGGTGGGCATCGTAATCTGGTTCCCGGTTCGCGGGGTACGCAAGGAACTGCGGCTGCGTGACGGCTTTATCGTAGTCGCCTCATTCTGGACCGTGCTGGGAACCTTCGGTGCCGCGCCCTTGTTTCTGGCCGACGTGCCGTCAATGTCACTCACGGATGCAGTGTTCGAGTCCATGTCCGGGCTCACCACCACCGGCGCGACAGTGCTGACCGGTCTGGATACGCTGCCGAAGTCGATCCTCTATTATCGCCAACAGCTGCAGTGGTTGGGCGGCATGGGTATTATCGTACTCGCCGTCGCCGTTCTGCCGATGCTGGGTGTCGGCGGTATGCAGTTGTACCGTGCCGAAACGCCGGGGCCGGTCAAGGACAACAAGCTCACACCGCGGATTACAGAGACCGCCAAAGCACTGTGGTATGTGTACCTGGCGTTCACAACCTTGTGCACCGTCGGCTATTTTCTCGCTGGTATGGATTGGTTCGATGCGATCTGCCACGCCTTCTCGACAGTGGCCATTGGCGGCTTCTCCACCCACGATCTTTCCATAGGCTACTTCAACAGCGCTGCTATCGACCTGATCGCAATCGCGTTCATGTTCGCCGCCGGTATTAATTTTTCGCTGCACTTTTTTGCCTGGCGTTTCGTGCAGGTAAAACACTATGCCGCAGACCCGGAGTTTCGCGCCTATACAAAGATGCTGCTGGTCTTGTCGTTGATCGTTGCAGCGTCGCTGGCGTGGTCGAATACTTATGGCAGCATCAGCGACAGCGTAATAAACGGGGTATTTCAGGCGGTTTCAATAGCGACGACGACGGGCTTCACGACGGCCAACTATTCCGCGTGGCCAGGCGCCATTCCCGTGTTACTGATTTTCTCCAGTTTTGTCGGTGGTTCCGCCGGCTCCACTGCTGGCGGCATCAAAGTGATCCGCTGGCTGTTGATATACAAACAGGGCGTCCGCGAAATCGCCCGACTTGTGCACCCCAGTGCAGAAATTCCCGTAAAGCTCGGCAACAATGCTGTGCCCTTCCGCGTTGTTGACGCGGTCTGGGGATTCTTCTCTGTGTATATCGTCGTCTTCGGCATCATGTTGCTCGCCATGATGTCCACCGGGCTCGATCAGGTCAGCGCCTTTTCGGCGGTTGCCGCCTCATTGAACAACCTCGGTCCCGGGCTCGGCGAAGTAGCGGCTGGCTTCATGACCTTGAGTGATACTGCGAAATGGATCTCAGTAGTATGTATGCTGCTGGGGCGTCTCGAAATCTTCACACTGCTGGTCTTGATTACGCCGACTTTCTGGAGGCATTGATGAATGACCGGATCGAGGCTTTCTTGACGATGCTTGCGCGCGGCCAGGATTCAGCAATGCTGCGTTTTTCGCTGGGCAACGAGTATTACGGACAGGGCGAACTCACCGAGGCAATCCCGCATTTGCGAGCGGCTCTTGAGCTAGACCGCAACTATTCAGCGGCCTGGAAGTTGCTGGGCAGGGCGCTGAACGACACCGGCGATGCCAGCGAGGCTATGAGCATTTTCGAAGAGGGTATTCGAATCGCTACCAACAACGGCGACCGACAGGCGGCCAAAGAAATGACAGTATTCCTGAAACGCCTGCGACGGCAGATGGATTTGCTATGAGTGTACTTTTTGAAGACGTCAGCCGACGTCTCGATTCGTTCAGCGAAGTGGTTGGCAAAACCGCTGCCTGGCTGACGCTCGGGATGGTAGTGATAACGGTAGTCATCGTCGTGTTGCGCTACCTGTTCGACAGCGGTTTTATCTGGCTGCAGGAAACCCTCATGTGGATGCACGCCTGTGTCTTCATGCTGGGAGCGGCCTATACATTGCAGCAGGATGAACATGTCCGTGTCGACGTGTTTTATAGCGGCATGAGTGAACAACGCCGCGCACTGGTGAATGCCCTCGGCGTATTGATCTTCGTATTTCCGCTTTGTGGTTACCTGTTCTATGAAGCGCTCGACTACGTAGCGCGTGCCTGGGAAATTCGTGAAGTGTCGCGCGAGACGGGTGGTCTGCCGTATCCTGCGATGCCGTTGCTGAAATCCATACTGCTGCTGATGCCGCTGACGCTTGGCCTGCAGGGACTGTCGATACTGTTACGCGCGATCAGCGCACTGCGCCGGAGCTGAGCCATGGAATGGGTCGCGTTGTTGATGTTCGGCGCTATTATTGTGCTTCTGTTGGCGGGCTTTCCTGTCGCGTTCACGCTCGGTGGAACAGCTTTACTGTTTGCCACGGCCGGCGTTATTGGCGGTGGTTTCGAGGTGGCATTCCTGACGGGGCTGCCCAGTCGCCTGTTCGGAATCATGGGCAACGAGACACTGATAGCGGTGCCGTTGTTCGTCTTCATGGGGATAACGCTGGAGCGGGCCAGGATAGCGGAGGACCTGCTGGAGACCCTGAGTGCCCTGTTCGGGCGCCTGCGCGGCGGCCTGGGTATTGCCGTCACCCTGGTCGGGATGTTGCTTGCTGCCAGCACCGGCATTGTCGGCGCAACGGTGGTCACCATGGGGCTGCTGTCTTTGCCCACCATGCTGAAACGCGGCTATTCGCCGGAGATCGCCGCCGGCACGATCTGCGCCTCCGGCACGCTGGGACAAATCATTCCGCCGTCGATCATTCTGGTCATGCTGGGCGATGTCATGTCGTCGGCCTACCAACAGGCGCAGTTGCAGCAGGGCATTTTTTCCCCTGAGACGGTATCGGTAGGTGACTTGTTTGCCGGTGCGTTGATTCCGGGTTTGTTGCTGGTCGTGCTCTACATGCTCTATCTGTTCGTGCTGGCCATTATCAAGCCGGCGTCGATGCCAGCCCGGCCGGATGACGACAGCGACGTAACCCTGGCCCGCCTGCTATCCGCACTCATGCCGCCGTTGATACTGATATTCGCAGTGCTTGGGTCGATATTGGGCGGATTCGCAACACCAACGGAAGCGGCAGGCGTGGGTGCCGCGGGCGGGCTGTTGATCGCGCTGCAACGCCGCTCACTCAATCTGGTCCGGCTGCAGGAAATCATGCGCGGAACCTTGCGGGTCAGCAGCATGGTCTTCCTGATTCTGATTGGTGCCTCGGTGTTCTCGCTGGTGTTTCGCGGGTACGGCGGTGACGACGCGGTGCGCGAGTTACTCGATCACTTGCCGGGCGGCGTATTTGCCGCGGTACTCGTCGTCATGCTGCTGATGTTTTTGCTCGGCTTCGTGCTCGACTTTATCGAGATTACGTTTGTCGTCGTGCCTATCGTTGCACCCGTGTTGCTGTCGATGGGGCTGGACCCGGTTTGGCTCGGCATAATGATTGCGATCAACCTGCAGACGTCATTCCTGACTCCGCCGTTTGGCTTCGCGCTCTTTTACCTGCGCGGCGTGGCACCACCTGAAGTCAGCACGGCCGCGATTTACCGCGGCGTGATGCCATTTGTCGCCATTCAGTTGCTGGCACTGCTGATCCTCGCCGCGTTCCCCGATCTTGTTACCTGGCTGCCCGATCGTATATACGGCAACTGACCATCAACTGGCGTCGTCGAGTCTCATTCTTGCTCTAAGGTATGAGAACTCACTGACGCGCTGATTGGCGGTCGATTTTTTCATGAAAGGTGCAACGGAATCCTGCAGGCGTTTTGCCCAAGGGTCGCGCGCGACGAGCTCGTTGGCAACGTCGCTGCTGTGTTTTGCAAGCAGGTCAAGTACGTCCTCGGGCAGCTCGCGCACTTCCACATCGGGCTGCTGCATCAGCTCGTGCAGAGCCTGGGCGTTGCCGTACATGTATTCTGACTGGATATCGAGGTTGATGGCCTGACAGGTGGTAGAGACGATTTCCTGCAAGTCCTCCGGCAAGGTCTGCCAGGCTTCTTTATTCACAATGCACTCGATGAGCGGGCCGGGCTCGTGCCAGCCGGGGTAGTAGTAGTAACGCGCCGCCTTGTGCAGACCGAGCGAGAGGTCGTTGTACGGCCCCACCCACTCGGCGGCGTCGATGGCGCCGGTTTGCAGCGACGTGAAAATCTCCGAGGCGGGCACCGTGACCTGCGTTGCGCCGGCACGCTGCATGACTTCGCCACCCAGACCCGGAATACGCATCTTCAGACCCTTCAGGTCGGCGACTGAATTGATTTCTTTGTTGAACCAGCCCGCCATCTGCACGCCGGTCTGACCGGCCGGGAACGGTACCAGCCCGAATTCATCGTAGAGCTCGCGCCACAACTTCAGGCCACCGCCGTAATACATCCACGCGTTGATTTCGTTGCCATTGAGCGCGAACGGGATCGTGGTGAAGTACTGCGCGGCCGGTACCTTGCCGCGGTGGTAGTAGGAAGCGTCGTGACCCATCTGGGCCGTACCGGCTCGCACGGCATCGAACACCTCCAGCGCCGGAACCAGCTCCCCGCCGGCGTACACTTGAATCTTGAGACGGCCGGCGGTTGCCCGTTCGATGCGGCGGGCCAGGTTTTCCGCGCCGATCCCCAAACCGGGCAGCCCGGGCGGCCAGGAGGTCACCATGTTCCAACGAAACGTCTGCTGGCTCGCCGCCGGACCGCTGCTGGCTGATTCCTGACTGCAGGCCGCTACTCCGGCGGCAGCGGCGAGTGTTCCTACAAAAGCGCGTCGTTTCATTGATTTGGGTCCTGTCTGAACAGAGGCAAAGTCTACGGAGTGTAGTGAGACGCCAGCGGACTGCAATTACTTTTTTCGGGTGGCCGAAGCCCACAGAATCGCCAGCCCAGGGCCAATGAAACAGTAAAACCCCACTTTCCAGATATGGCTCTGCTTATGGGTTTTTACAGGCACTGGAACAGGATTGAAAAGGCTAATGTGGGGAATAGCTGCCAGAATCAGTGGTTATTGCGGGCAGTTGGCCCCGGCCACGCGGCCGGGGCCGTCCTTCCCTGGCCCGGGCAGCGAGGTTGGCCGTCCCTGGCCAGATGGCCGGCGCTGCCGGGGTGACACCCGGCAACCGCGGCCCTTGCCCGGCTGATCCAGACTGCCACGTCCCACGAACGCGAGTAGACGTTGTTATTCGGCGATGGATGAATAAACTCGTGCGGCCGAGGTGGCAACCTCGCCCAAGGAACAGCACATTGATCGGATTACTGCAGCGAGTGAGCGAAGCGGAGGTCGCCATCGACGGCCAGCCTGTTGCGGCTATCGGTCGCGGCTTGCTGGTGCTGGTGGCTGTGCATCGCGATGACACGCCACGGGACGTCGAACGACTGGCCGAGCGGATTGTCCAATACCGCGTGTTCCCGGACGCTACGGGACGCATGAACCGCAGCTTGCTGGACACCGGGTTCGAGCTCCTGCTGGTGCCCCAGTTCACACTGGCAGCCGACACAAAAAAGGGCACGCGGGCCAGTTTTACCCGCGCTGCAGCGCCCGAGGTCGGCTCAGCCTATTTCGATGATCTTGCGGCGGCCTGCCGGGCGCAGCTCGGCACGGTGGGCTGTGGTCGGTTCGGCGCTGACATGCAGGTTCGGCTGGTCAATGACGGTCCGGTCACCTTTTGGCTGGAGACCTGATGCCAGGCTTGTGACGGTGGTGCGGTTTTGTTGCACCGCCGGGGGTATCATGAACATAATTCGCGTCCCGCCTGAAGTCAGGTGACGACTGGCGCGAACGCCTTTCACGAAATTCGGGGCCGGTTGTGCCCCAGGAGAAGTAAGAAGATGTTATCGAACATCGGTCCGGTTCAGCTGCTGATAGTCCTTGTGATAGTGCTGGCTGTTTTTGGCACCAAGCGACTGCGCAATCTGGGATCCGACCTTGGAAGTGCTGTAAAAGGTTTTCGTTCCGCCATGTCAGAAGCTGAGAAGGAGGAATCCGCCGAGCAACTCAGCGACAAATCCCGCGACGCCGACTTTGACAACACGCCGGTTGAGCAAGCCGACAAAAAAGAAAATAACCGGTAACTCTGTATGTCCGGCGTCGGCTTCTGGGAGCTGATTATCCTGTTGCTTATCGGGCTCATTGTATTGGGCCCGGAACGCTTGCCGCGCGTGGCGAATCAGCTTGGCGGCTGGTTGGGTCAGGCGCGTCGCATGACGCGCGTGATGAAGCGGCAACTCGATGATGAGCTGAATTTTGAAAAGCATCTGGATATCGTGCCGCCTGCGCGCACCCAGCATTCCAGTCCGGATAACTATCAGGCGCCCGTGGCAGACACGCCACCGGAGGACGACGACACGTACTCGCCGGCGCACGATAAAGACAGCGCCGGCACCGGAGTCCGCGACGATGAAGTGGTTGCGGATGCCGCAGAGACTGCCGAGCCGGTCGTAGCCGATACCGAAACCAGCGCAGACGATGCCGCCTCCAGTTCCGATAAGAATCCATCCGCGTGAGCACAGACCCGAATCAAGATACCGCGAACGACGCGGAAGAGAGCATGCTTGAAGGCACGTTGCTTTCGCACCTCGTTGAACTGCGTACCCGCCTGTTGAAAATTTCGGCGGCCGTGGTCGGCGTATTCATCTGCCTGCTGCCGTTTGCCAGCACCATTTTTGAAATCGCCTCTGCTCCACTGCGCGCCGTATTGCCGGGCGCTCAGATGATTGCAACCGCACCCGCATCGCCGTTGATCGCGCCGTTCAAGCTCACCTTCTACGTGGCGCTGTTTGTGGCAATGCCCATCGTTCTTTACCAGGTCTGGGCCTTTGTCGCGCCAGGCTTGTACCGCAAGGAAAAGCGTTTCGCCGTACCACTGCTGGCATCGAGCATTTTGTTGTTCTATGCAGGCATTGCCTTCGCGTTCTACGTCGTATTCCCACTTGTTTTTGGTTTTTTCACGCAGATCGCGCCCGAAGGTGTCGAAGTCCAGCCAGACATCTCGGAGTTTCTGTCGTTTATCACGACGATCATCTTCGCCTTCGGCATTGCGTTCGAAGTGCCCATCGCCACTGTCCTCATCGTCTGGACCGGGCTGACCACGACAGAGAAGCTCGGCAAGGCGCGTCCGTACGTTTTTCTTGGCGCCTTCGTGATGGGCATGTTCCTGACACCGCCGGACGTCATCAGCCAGACCGTGCTCGCAGTACCGGTTTATCTCTTGTACGAACTCGGCATTATCATGTCGCGCGTATTTGCCATTCGCGAGCCTGAAGAAAGCACAAAGCCCGCGGACTAGCGCCGCGCGTTGCCGCAGATGCCGACTCGGGACGTTACCGCTGAAATAGGGTAATGTTTGCGGCGGAGCTGTGACGCCTCCGATTGGCGCTGCATGTCGGGCTCGATCGCAACCAGGCATCGCATGTGCGCACGTTATCGACGGGCGGCTTTACGCACCAGCCCGTGATTGAGAACGCGGAGGAAACGATCAAGACTGCCTGCAACTCCGCGCATCCCGCATGACCTGAGCATATT
The DNA window shown above is from Woeseia oceani and carries:
- the uvrD gene encoding DNA helicase II; the protein is MDVTPILDSLNDAQRTAVAAPSEPLLVIAGAGSGKTRVLTHRAAWLIDVEGISPQSLLAVTFTNKAAAEMRHRIENLLNMPASNLWVGTFHGLAHRLLRRHWREAKLPQSFQIIDSDDQLRLLKRLFKSLNLDDSSFAPRDVQYFINAQKDEGLRPQHIDDGGDETRRQLISLYQSYQEICDRGGLLDFAELLLRAHELWRDNPAVLEHYQARFRHLLVDEFQDTNAIQYAWLRLLAGKTGVLFAVGDDDQSIYRWRGARVEHIYRFQKDFPTASIVKLEQNYRSTSTILNAANAVIANNSSRMGKNLWTDGKDGEPIRVYSAFNERDEAEFIVGRLRDWSEQGHARTDAAILYRSNAQSRVLEEALMNARIPYRVYGGLRFFERQEIKDALAYLRLVSNRDDDSAFERVVNRPTRGIGARTVEAIRAYGRDNSCSMWRAAGAISSDALAGRGAKSIVAFMSLVERIARESEPLDLAGKVDHVIQQSGLIEFFRKEKGEKGETRIENLEELVSAARGFNPDIAEEGMSELDGFLAHAALEAGEGQADAWEDCVQLMTMHSAKGLEFPLVIMCGLEDGLFPHQRSLNDMSGLEEERRLCYVGITRARQLLYLTHAEQRRLHGMDSYAQKSRFIGEIPAELVEEIRPKVQVSRPVSPSPALRHKSDRTSLRAGSAADIGVRLGQRVRHAKFGDGVILNCEGHGAHARVEVNFESAGSKWLVLSYANLDLM
- the trkA gene encoding Trk system potassium transporter TrkA — translated: MKILILGAGQVGSSAAYHLSREEANEVTVVDMRADVLRDLQDRLDIRTVVGHAAYPDVLERAGANDADIIVALTDSDETNMVACQIAYTLYHTPTKIARIRSAEYMSAKKLFTQDAIPVDVRISPEQLVCEYVAQLILYPGALQVLDFANGRVRLVGARADEGGLLVGKKISTLKEHIPNTEGRIAAIYRAGQSLQPDGDTIVQEGDEVFFIAARQDIRIFMSEMRRLEDPVRRVVIAGGGNIGVRLAHALEQTNQVKIIERDPKRARLISEQLNKAIVLVGDAADEELLLEENIDNVDVFCALTNAEEANILSAMLAKRLGAHKVMALINRPSYAELVESGTIDIAISPQQVTIGSLLAHVRRGDVVKVHSLRRGAAEAIEAVAHGSEADSKVVGRKIEDIDLPRGTTIVAVVRGDEVMIAHHDTVIEPDDHVILFMTDRRKIESLEKLFQVGVKFV
- a CDS encoding TrkH family potassium uptake protein, with the protein product MNWTTVQRILGLLLMLFSITMLPPVVVSFIFRESSWLPFIQGFALTLAVGIVIWFPVRGVRKELRLRDGFIVVASFWTVLGTFGAAPLFLADVPSMSLTDAVFESMSGLTTTGATVLTGLDTLPKSILYYRQQLQWLGGMGIIVLAVAVLPMLGVGGMQLYRAETPGPVKDNKLTPRITETAKALWYVYLAFTTLCTVGYFLAGMDWFDAICHAFSTVAIGGFSTHDLSIGYFNSAAIDLIAIAFMFAAGINFSLHFFAWRFVQVKHYAADPEFRAYTKMLLVLSLIVAASLAWSNTYGSISDSVINGVFQAVSIATTTGFTTANYSAWPGAIPVLLIFSSFVGGSAGSTAGGIKVIRWLLIYKQGVREIARLVHPSAEIPVKLGNNAVPFRVVDAVWGFFSVYIVVFGIMLLAMMSTGLDQVSAFSAVAASLNNLGPGLGEVAAGFMTLSDTAKWISVVCMLLGRLEIFTLLVLITPTFWRH
- a CDS encoding tetratricopeptide repeat protein, which encodes MNDRIEAFLTMLARGQDSAMLRFSLGNEYYGQGELTEAIPHLRAALELDRNYSAAWKLLGRALNDTGDASEAMSIFEEGIRIATNNGDRQAAKEMTVFLKRLRRQMDLL
- a CDS encoding TRAP transporter small permease subunit produces the protein MSVLFEDVSRRLDSFSEVVGKTAAWLTLGMVVITVVIVVLRYLFDSGFIWLQETLMWMHACVFMLGAAYTLQQDEHVRVDVFYSGMSEQRRALVNALGVLIFVFPLCGYLFYEALDYVARAWEIREVSRETGGLPYPAMPLLKSILLLMPLTLGLQGLSILLRAISALRRS